GCGGCCTAAAATCGACCTGATTCTCGATTCTCAGAAATCAAGTAAAATTGAAGGGATATTTTCTCTATACGGTGGCTGGACAGAACACCGTATTCACCGCCTTGAATGTGATCTTGTTAAAGTATCTAGTGGGGAAAAACCAAATTTTGTAGCTCCAGTAGTTACAAGGCTCATGGCTCAAAGTATTAAACCTAAGGAATATATTGAGGTACCATTCCACTACCAGCTGCCAGCAGATCTTCCGCCTTTACAAAAAGGGGAAGTTTATCAACTTCAAACAAGACTTGTTGTAGATAAGAATATGAAATGCACAGATACGGATGAATTAACAACTATGCATCAACTTTCTTAATCAGAAAGTGCTTTCTAATTAAGTCCCAAGGAGTTATTTTTTAATCTTTTTTAAAGGTGCGGATACATTTAGACGTTCCAATTAACACCT
This window of the Halobacillus sp. Marseille-Q1614 genome carries:
- a CDS encoding sporulation protein, translated to MNFLRIGRPKIDLILDSQKSSKIEGIFSLYGGWTEHRIHRLECDLVKVSSGEKPNFVAPVVTRLMAQSIKPKEYIEVPFHYQLPADLPPLQKGEVYQLQTRLVVDKNMKCTDTDELTTMHQLS